From Chloroflexota bacterium, the proteins below share one genomic window:
- a CDS encoding glycosyltransferase family 2 protein: MANSGIDLSIVVVSYNVRELLAQCLESVNSQQSTVNSELFTEVFVVDNASRDGSAAMVREKFPRVRLIENTENRGFAAANNQAFVETRGRYVMMLNPDTEVRPGALATLVEFMDARASRRAGACGGKLLYGDGSLQHSAFAFPGLAQLFLDFFPLNWRLTESRLNGRYPREGYARGEPFEIDHPLGADFLVRREAAEQVGWLDDQFFIYCEEVDWGIRIKRAGWQIWCVPQAEIVHHEAQSTRQFRDAMFVELWRARKRLFEKHYSRAFRFVARQIVRAGLWNQARKARAENLPAKELQKRLDAYKQVIGVFLQ; the protein is encoded by the coding sequence ATGGCGAATAGCGGGATTGATCTTTCGATTGTCGTGGTCAGTTACAATGTTCGCGAGTTGTTGGCGCAATGCCTGGAATCGGTGAACAGTCAACAGTCAACCGTCAACAGTGAACTGTTCACCGAGGTTTTCGTCGTTGACAATGCCTCGCGCGATGGCAGTGCCGCGATGGTGCGCGAGAAATTTCCACGCGTGCGACTGATCGAGAACACAGAGAATCGCGGCTTTGCGGCGGCGAACAATCAAGCGTTCGTCGAGACGCGCGGGCGATACGTGATGATGCTCAACCCGGACACGGAGGTTCGCCCGGGCGCGCTCGCGACACTCGTCGAATTTATGGACGCGCGCGCTTCGCGGCGCGCCGGCGCGTGCGGCGGCAAGTTGTTGTACGGTGATGGCTCGCTTCAACATTCTGCATTCGCGTTTCCCGGTCTCGCGCAACTTTTCCTCGATTTCTTTCCGCTCAACTGGCGGCTCACCGAGTCGCGCTTGAACGGTCGCTATCCGCGCGAAGGGTATGCGCGTGGAGAACCATTCGAGATTGACCATCCGCTCGGCGCAGATTTTCTCGTCCGACGCGAGGCGGCGGAGCAAGTGGGCTGGCTCGACGACCAGTTTTTCATCTATTGCGAAGAAGTAGATTGGGGCATTCGCATCAAACGCGCGGGTTGGCAAATTTGGTGCGTGCCGCAAGCCGAGATCGTGCATCACGAAGCGCAATCCACGCGCCAATTTCGCGACGCGATGTTCGTCGAGTTGTGGCGCGCGCGCAAGCGACTGTTCGAGAAACACTACTCGCGCGCGTTTCGTTTCGTCGCGCGGCAGATCGTGCGCGCGGGATTGTGGAATCAAGCGCGCAAAGCGCGCGCGGAGAATCTCCCCGCAAAAGAATTACAAAAACGGCTTGACGCGTACAAGCAAGTAATAGGCGTTTTCCTTCAATAG
- a CDS encoding nucleotidyltransferase domain-containing protein — protein MSRSTALLKQPNPSTRPKSRNRKRAIPAIIPIGSDAPVSETLPKAVRRIVRELRPQKIILFGSYAYGNPTPDSDVDLLVIMESDAPRTERFLAVARLLRPRVFPLDLLVHTPKEIHHSLTHRDFFIQEITSRGKVLYERSE, from the coding sequence ATGTCTCGGTCAACTGCTTTGCTCAAACAACCCAACCCCTCTACACGCCCCAAATCGCGCAACCGCAAACGCGCCATCCCTGCGATCATACCAATTGGCAGTGATGCGCCGGTGAGCGAGACCTTGCCCAAAGCCGTCCGTCGCATCGTGCGCGAATTGCGCCCTCAAAAAATTATCCTCTTTGGTTCGTACGCCTACGGTAATCCAACGCCGGATAGCGACGTGGATTTGCTCGTTATTATGGAGAGCGACGCGCCAAGAACTGAGCGGTTTCTTGCTGTCGCGCGATTGTTGCGCCCCCGTGTCTTTCCGTTAGACCTGCTGGTACATACACCTAAGGAAATTCATCACTCATTGACGCATCGTGATTTTTTTATTCAAGAAATCACCTCGCGCGGGAAGGTCTTGTATGAACGATCTGAGTGA